The DNA segment GAGTGCCTTTACCGGTGGCACTGAGTGCCATACCCTGTCGCCGTGCACGGTGGCACAAGACACGCCGGGTGCATGCGTGCCGGGGCACCGTGCACGCGGGATGGCGACCGAGTGCAGGGAGTTGACCAGCGTGCACCACCACTCAGGAAGCGTGGCTCAGCAGACAGCCGGCGCCACGACGGGGCTGCTCGAACCCCGGGGCACGAACAGCGCGGAGGCTTTGGCCTTCCAGCGGTGCACCTGGTGCGGCACCGCGATGTACCACCGGCTGCTGTGCCCCGTCTGTCAGGGCAGCGACCTGCGCACCGAGCGCAGCGCGGGCGTCGGCACGGTCCGTCACTCCACGACACTGCACCGCAACACGCCGGCCGCCCGGAACGTGTCCTTGATCGAGATGGCCGAGGGCTTCGTCGTCCGCGGCAGGGTC comes from the Streptomyces sp. KMM 9044 genome and includes:
- a CDS encoding Zn-ribbon domain-containing OB-fold protein; amino-acid sequence: MHHHSGSVAQQTAGATTGLLEPRGTNSAEALAFQRCTWCGTAMYHRLLCPVCQGSDLRTERSAGVGTVRHSTTLHRNTPAARNVSLIEMAEGFVVRGRVMGPPIGIHSGDRVRLSTAKDPVRGEPVFQLVDEPYRAWT